A genomic window from Halorubrum lacusprofundi ATCC 49239 includes:
- a CDS encoding ATP-binding protein: MDRDGESTPRVVQSFVEAVPTPAVACDPETHAIRAANAAAAALLGQDRRTLTLMGLTDLGEADETVDGEPVAAAVDEAIDREGVTELEWETGGEWERRRLSLSLHTTTIADERWLIVGLTDVTDRVTAEEELRSQQHVVDAIASTMPAALFQCSADGTLARWNDQLAADTERDGEELSGTDLTALFDDETRDTVAEALRRVYREREPAECEATLFTRSGERVPYQLALGPVVDGDELVGAIGVGEDRTEASLREERLAVLARVLRHNFRNDLNVVTGFTERAIDTVDDPELASELERVVDTAERLLRVGETSRRVERLLADRPAPSRIDLDNAVDEALVSLPSELREGADIEVDVPEGITVSAIGYLAEAIAELVENAIRHSDTERSRVEITAAELPSESWTSLVVADDGPGIPPTERSVLTGEETPLEHASGLGLWYVNWIVSAGGGSFDISSASAGGTRIEMELRTLDDG, encoded by the coding sequence ATGGATCGTGACGGCGAGTCGACACCCCGCGTGGTGCAATCGTTCGTCGAGGCGGTTCCGACGCCGGCGGTAGCCTGCGATCCCGAGACGCACGCGATCCGGGCGGCGAACGCCGCGGCGGCCGCGCTGCTCGGGCAGGACCGCAGGACGTTGACCTTGATGGGACTCACCGACCTCGGCGAGGCCGACGAGACGGTCGACGGCGAGCCGGTAGCCGCGGCAGTTGACGAGGCGATCGACCGAGAGGGAGTTACCGAGCTCGAGTGGGAGACCGGTGGGGAGTGGGAGCGGCGCCGGCTCTCGCTTTCCCTCCACACGACGACGATCGCCGACGAGCGGTGGCTGATCGTCGGGTTGACCGACGTGACCGACCGCGTCACTGCCGAGGAGGAACTCCGGTCGCAGCAGCACGTCGTCGACGCCATCGCTTCGACGATGCCCGCCGCGCTGTTCCAGTGTAGCGCAGACGGGACGCTCGCACGGTGGAACGACCAGCTCGCCGCTGACACCGAACGCGATGGCGAGGAGCTATCCGGGACCGACCTAACAGCGCTGTTCGATGACGAGACTCGCGATACCGTCGCCGAGGCGCTTCGCCGCGTGTACCGCGAGCGCGAACCGGCCGAGTGCGAGGCGACGCTTTTCACCCGGTCGGGCGAGCGCGTCCCGTACCAGCTCGCGCTGGGGCCGGTCGTCGACGGCGACGAGCTCGTCGGCGCGATCGGCGTCGGCGAGGATCGCACGGAAGCGTCGCTCCGCGAGGAGCGGCTTGCCGTTCTGGCGCGGGTGCTGCGGCACAACTTCCGAAACGATCTCAACGTGGTGACCGGGTTCACCGAGCGGGCTATCGACACCGTCGACGACCCGGAGCTGGCGTCGGAGCTCGAACGAGTCGTCGATACCGCCGAGCGCCTGCTCCGCGTGGGCGAGACCTCCCGGCGCGTCGAGCGGCTTCTCGCCGATCGACCCGCACCCAGCCGGATCGACCTCGACAACGCCGTCGATGAGGCGCTCGTCTCGCTCCCGTCGGAACTCCGCGAGGGCGCCGACATCGAGGTCGACGTGCCCGAGGGGATCACGGTGTCGGCGATCGGCTACCTCGCCGAGGCGATCGCGGAGCTCGTCGAGAACGCGATCCGCCACAGCGACACCGAGCGCTCACGTGTCGAGATCACGGCCGCCGAACTTCCGAGCGAGTCGTGGACCTCGCTCGTCGTCGCCGACGACGGGCCGGGGATTCCCCCAACCGAGCGGTCGGTACTCACCGGCGAGGAGACGCCGCTGGAGCACGCGAGCGGGCTCGGTCTCTGGTACGTCAACTGGATCGTCAGCGCCGGCGGTGGATCCTTCGATATCAGCTCCGCATCGGCCGGCGGGACACGGATCGAGATGGAGCTCCGGACGCTGGACGACGGGTGA
- a CDS encoding YihY/virulence factor BrkB family protein, whose translation MKRLGHAVEVALTVGQMAREHDIKYPAAALAYYAFVSQVPLLILVLAVVSDQLVGQIQTTTPDFLTPGAQQLLSEALVTASGRTWAALLAVGVLVWSGANIVIGFQTVVNRVENTPRESFRTQLHDAGSIIGSFGLVILAVILTNVIFALLPVGRVLSYSKPFVQFGTLTIAFLPLYYAPSRLVSSLTEALPGALTAAVGWTVLLTAVSFYAANATQYALYGVLSGIIIILTSFYLGAIILMIGAIVNAVIADADDTEGVSRRYRRQESL comes from the coding sequence ATGAAACGCTTGGGCCACGCCGTCGAAGTCGCGTTGACTGTCGGTCAGATGGCCAGGGAGCATGACATCAAGTATCCGGCGGCCGCACTCGCGTATTACGCCTTTGTCTCCCAAGTTCCGCTGCTGATATTAGTGCTAGCCGTCGTCAGCGACCAACTCGTCGGACAGATTCAAACAACCACGCCCGACTTCCTCACGCCTGGGGCCCAGCAGCTACTCTCCGAGGCATTGGTTACCGCATCGGGGCGAACGTGGGCGGCGTTGCTCGCGGTCGGCGTACTTGTTTGGAGCGGGGCAAACATTGTGATTGGCTTTCAGACGGTCGTTAACCGAGTTGAAAACACTCCACGGGAATCATTTCGCACTCAGCTTCACGATGCCGGTAGCATTATCGGCTCCTTCGGCCTCGTCATTCTCGCGGTTATCCTCACCAACGTGATATTTGCGCTCCTACCGGTCGGTCGAGTGCTTTCCTATAGCAAGCCGTTCGTTCAGTTTGGCACGCTGACGATCGCGTTCCTTCCGCTCTATTATGCTCCATCGCGGCTGGTATCATCGCTGACAGAGGCGCTCCCAGGTGCGCTGACAGCCGCAGTTGGGTGGACCGTCTTGCTGACAGCCGTCAGCTTTTACGCCGCTAATGCCACTCAATACGCGCTCTATGGCGTTCTCAGTGGGATCATCATCATCCTGACGAGCTTCTATCTGGGCGCGATTATACTCATGATCGGAGCAATTGTGAACGCGGTGATCGCCGATGCGGATGACACTGAGGGAGTGTCGCGGAGGTACCGAAGACAAGAATCGCTCTGA
- a CDS encoding DUF7523 family protein, whose amino-acid sequence MSLAAETREAARARPFVLDALRAGVLNHSAAAAWLADEAGLDGDPDAIATALRRFREELSDYATADRAASVSMRSGVGVVDGDSLEDADPLLRVGGAAVVPEGRDTAILATGTVDAAALAAVLRRLAAADVAVEAAGVAGETLVVVVGRRDGAIAVRIAEASLAVVPSQED is encoded by the coding sequence ATGTCGCTCGCAGCCGAGACCCGCGAGGCGGCCCGGGCGCGTCCCTTCGTCCTCGATGCGCTCCGCGCCGGCGTCCTCAACCACAGCGCCGCCGCCGCGTGGCTGGCCGACGAGGCCGGCCTCGACGGCGACCCCGACGCGATCGCGACCGCGCTCCGCCGGTTTCGCGAGGAACTGTCCGACTACGCGACCGCCGACCGCGCGGCCAGCGTGTCGATGCGGAGCGGAGTGGGGGTCGTCGACGGCGACAGCCTCGAAGACGCCGACCCCCTCCTCCGCGTCGGTGGCGCAGCGGTCGTCCCGGAGGGTCGTGACACCGCGATTCTCGCAACTGGGACGGTCGACGCTGCGGCGCTCGCGGCGGTCCTCCGCCGGCTTGCGGCCGCCGACGTTGCGGTCGAGGCCGCGGGTGTCGCCGGGGAGACGCTCGTCGTCGTCGTGGGGCGGCGCGACGGCGCGATCGCGGTTCGGATCGCGGAGGCGTCGCTGGCGGTGGTGCCGAGCCAGGAGGACTGA
- a CDS encoding CbiX/SirB N-terminal domain-containing protein, with product MQSLVIVAHGSHLNPGSSAPTYDHADTIRATGAFDEVKTGFWKEEPHFREVLRTVEGDEIYVVPLFISEGYFTEQVIPRELRLDGWDVSEWNSDGLSADQATLIAEDIDREVHYCGPVGTHRAMTDVIVRRAESVTGNSDVGEGFGLAVVGHGTERNENSAKAVQYHADRIAERDRFDEVKALYMDEDPEVDDLPEFFESDDVVLVPLFIADGYHTQEDIPEDVGLCEDHTEGYDVPTEVDGTRIWYAGAVGTEPLMADVILERAADAGADLGTALDDVRETTRVATGD from the coding sequence ATGCAGTCGCTCGTCATCGTCGCACACGGCTCGCACCTCAATCCGGGGTCGAGCGCGCCGACGTACGACCACGCGGACACGATCCGCGCGACCGGGGCCTTCGACGAGGTGAAAACCGGTTTCTGGAAAGAGGAGCCGCACTTCCGAGAAGTGCTCCGCACCGTCGAGGGCGACGAGATCTACGTCGTCCCGCTGTTCATCTCGGAGGGCTACTTCACCGAGCAGGTGATTCCCCGCGAACTCCGCCTCGACGGCTGGGACGTTTCCGAGTGGAACTCCGACGGCCTCTCCGCCGATCAGGCCACCCTCATCGCCGAAGACATCGACCGGGAGGTCCACTACTGCGGTCCAGTGGGGACCCACCGCGCGATGACCGACGTGATCGTCCGGCGCGCGGAGTCGGTCACCGGCAACTCCGACGTGGGCGAGGGGTTCGGGCTCGCCGTCGTCGGCCACGGTACCGAGCGCAACGAGAACTCGGCGAAAGCGGTCCAGTACCACGCCGACCGGATCGCCGAGCGCGACCGCTTCGACGAGGTGAAGGCGCTCTACATGGACGAAGATCCCGAGGTCGACGACCTCCCCGAGTTCTTCGAGAGCGACGACGTGGTTCTGGTCCCGCTCTTTATCGCCGACGGCTACCACACCCAAGAGGACATCCCGGAGGACGTGGGACTCTGTGAGGACCATACAGAGGGGTACGATGTGCCCACTGAGGTCGACGGCACCCGGATCTGGTACGCGGGCGCGGTCGGCACCGAACCCCTGATGGCCGACGTAATACTCGAGCGCGCGGCCGACGCCGGCGCCGACCTCGGGACCGCGCTCGACGACGTGCGCGAGACGACCCGCGTCGCCACGGGGGACTGA
- a CDS encoding DUF192 domain-containing protein has protein sequence MPSVRLVHRSGPSDDRESQLLASDVDVARSTLEQGRGLMFRRSIPDDYALVFPFDAPDIQWLHMLFVPFAIDALWLVDGEVQKTKRLAPFVGLGRGRADTVVELPAGAADGVAVGDEVRLVE, from the coding sequence GTGCCCAGCGTGCGCCTCGTCCACCGCTCAGGCCCGTCCGACGACCGTGAGAGCCAGCTCCTTGCGAGCGACGTCGACGTGGCGCGCTCGACGCTCGAACAGGGGCGGGGGCTGATGTTCCGGCGGTCGATCCCCGACGACTACGCGCTCGTGTTCCCGTTCGACGCCCCGGATATCCAGTGGCTCCACATGCTGTTCGTCCCCTTCGCGATCGACGCGCTGTGGCTCGTCGACGGCGAGGTACAGAAGACGAAGCGACTCGCCCCATTTGTCGGGCTGGGCCGCGGCCGCGCGGATACAGTGGTCGAACTCCCGGCCGGCGCGGCCGACGGGGTCGCCGTCGGCGACGAGGTCCGACTCGTCGAGTGA
- a CDS encoding glutathione S-transferase N-terminal domain-containing protein, translated as MTDLTLYELEGCPYCAKVKAKLADLDLEYESVMVPRSHGKRTEVEEISGQTGVPVLVDEEHGIDAMPESDDIVEYLEETYGDAS; from the coding sequence ATGACGGATCTGACGCTCTACGAACTGGAGGGGTGCCCGTACTGCGCGAAGGTGAAGGCCAAGCTTGCCGACCTCGATCTTGAGTACGAGTCGGTGATGGTCCCACGCTCGCACGGCAAGCGCACCGAAGTCGAGGAGATCTCCGGACAGACCGGCGTGCCGGTTCTCGTCGACGAGGAACACGGGATCGACGCGATGCCCGAGAGCGACGACATCGTTGAGTACCTCGAAGAGACGTACGGCGACGCGAGCTAA
- a CDS encoding phosphoribosyltransferase family protein, whose product MNRAEKAALQLQAVAVLRMLKETRTYEELSEVTGLPAGDLNRYVNGHVLPGTDRASEVVEAVGRDALADELLARVEFDDEGYVDNSGVVFDQSFLDLVAPVAAETFEFESPDVVLTAATDGITLGAAMASFFDARLAYAKKSKETAVEEFIESRQRLASGIELTYYLPASAINAGDTVLVVDDLIRSGETQELLLDIALQADADVTGVFTLIAVGDKGMKRAREITDAPVGALTTFE is encoded by the coding sequence ATGAACCGAGCAGAGAAGGCGGCCCTCCAGCTCCAGGCGGTCGCCGTGTTGCGGATGTTGAAGGAGACTCGAACCTACGAGGAGCTGTCCGAGGTGACGGGGTTGCCCGCGGGCGACCTGAATCGGTACGTCAACGGTCACGTGCTTCCTGGTACCGACCGCGCGAGCGAAGTCGTCGAGGCGGTCGGTCGCGACGCGCTCGCCGACGAGCTGCTCGCTCGCGTCGAGTTCGACGACGAGGGGTACGTCGACAACTCGGGAGTCGTCTTCGACCAGTCGTTCCTCGACCTGGTCGCACCCGTCGCCGCGGAGACGTTCGAGTTCGAGTCGCCGGACGTGGTGCTCACCGCGGCCACGGACGGGATCACCCTCGGCGCGGCGATGGCCTCCTTCTTCGACGCGCGGCTCGCGTACGCGAAGAAGTCGAAGGAGACAGCCGTCGAGGAGTTCATCGAGTCCCGCCAGCGGCTCGCCTCCGGCATCGAACTCACCTACTACCTCCCCGCGAGCGCGATCAACGCCGGCGACACGGTTCTCGTCGTCGACGACCTGATCCGGTCGGGCGAGACGCAGGAACTGCTCTTGGACATCGCGTTGCAGGCCGACGCCGACGTCACCGGCGTGTTCACGCTGATCGCCGTCGGCGACAAGGGGATGAAGCGCGCGCGGGAGATCACCGACGCCCCGGTTGGCGCGCTGACGACCTTCGAGTAG
- a CDS encoding NCS2 family permease, with protein sequence MGLSDTLAARFDVESHGSDVRTELVAGLTTFLAMSYIIVVNPAILSDAIQIEGYGQGEVFQMIAIATILSAAIGTVVMALYANRPFGLAPGLGLNAFFAYTVVLGLGIPWQTALAAVFVEGVAFMLLTLVGARKYVIQLFPEPVKRSVGAGIGLFLLFIGFQELQIVVPDDATLVTLGGIFGNPWAILGLLGLAFTFGLWARGITGSIVIGILTTAAVGWGLTLAGVFERGVITPETLPSAQYDITPLAGAFVDGLGQIEPLTFVLVVFTFFFVDFFDTAGTLIGVSQFGDFLDEDGDLPDMDKPLMADAVGTTAGAMLGTSTVTTFIESSTGVEEGGRTGLTALAVAGLFVASLAVIPIVAAIPSYASFIALIVVGVMMLQGLVEVDWDDPAWAVSAGLTVTVMPFAYSIADGLAAGIIAYPLIKVAVGEYDDVAPGQYVIAALLVVYYVLQTRGVIL encoded by the coding sequence ATGGGGCTTTCAGACACGCTGGCCGCGCGGTTCGACGTAGAGTCGCACGGATCGGACGTCCGCACCGAACTGGTTGCCGGGCTCACGACGTTCCTTGCGATGTCGTACATCATCGTCGTGAACCCCGCGATCCTCTCGGACGCGATCCAGATCGAGGGGTACGGACAGGGCGAGGTGTTCCAGATGATCGCCATCGCGACGATCCTCTCGGCGGCGATCGGGACGGTCGTGATGGCGCTGTACGCGAACCGGCCGTTCGGGCTTGCGCCCGGTCTCGGGCTCAACGCCTTCTTCGCGTACACGGTCGTGTTGGGGCTCGGGATCCCGTGGCAGACGGCGCTCGCGGCGGTGTTCGTCGAGGGCGTCGCGTTCATGCTGCTCACCCTAGTCGGCGCGCGCAAGTACGTCATCCAACTGTTCCCCGAGCCGGTGAAGCGCTCGGTCGGCGCGGGTATCGGCCTGTTCCTGCTGTTTATCGGCTTCCAGGAGCTCCAGATCGTCGTCCCCGACGACGCAACGCTAGTCACGCTCGGCGGGATCTTCGGGAACCCGTGGGCAATCTTAGGACTGCTCGGGCTCGCGTTCACCTTCGGCCTCTGGGCCCGCGGGATCACGGGATCGATCGTGATCGGCATCCTGACGACCGCCGCCGTCGGCTGGGGGCTCACCCTCGCCGGCGTTTTCGAGCGCGGCGTAATCACCCCGGAGACGCTCCCGAGCGCACAGTACGACATCACGCCGCTGGCGGGCGCGTTCGTCGACGGGCTGGGACAGATCGAGCCGCTCACGTTCGTCTTGGTCGTGTTCACGTTCTTCTTCGTCGACTTCTTCGACACCGCCGGGACGCTCATCGGGGTCTCGCAGTTCGGTGACTTCCTCGACGAGGACGGTGACCTCCCCGACATGGACAAGCCGCTGATGGCCGACGCGGTGGGGACGACCGCCGGCGCGATGCTCGGCACCTCTACGGTGACGACATTCATCGAGTCGTCGACGGGCGTCGAGGAGGGCGGCCGAACCGGGCTCACTGCGCTGGCCGTCGCTGGCCTCTTCGTCGCGTCACTCGCCGTGATCCCGATCGTCGCCGCCATCCCGTCGTACGCCTCCTTTATCGCGCTGATCGTCGTCGGCGTAATGATGCTGCAGGGACTCGTCGAGGTCGATTGGGACGACCCCGCGTGGGCCGTCTCCGCGGGACTCACCGTCACCGTGATGCCGTTCGCCTACTCGATCGCCGACGGACTGGCCGCCGGCATTATCGCGTACCCGCTGATCAAGGTCGCGGTCGGCGAGTACGATGACGTCGCGCCCGGCCAGTACGTCATCGCGGCGCTGCTTGTGGTCTACTACGTGTTACAGACGCGCGGCGTTATCCTCTGA
- a CDS encoding DR2241 family protein, producing the protein MSDATAVAADEPEVPDIDLPSDAFDAVLDALADREPGDSLHFEGFSVARGAGSDRDDESDEDAPDEYVLANGDRQTGLSERDLHEALDDRAAAVTDWYAFERVVGEFGPRRAFLRWLEDADGATVATRYAALDEGIERAWGELKITATVTDRGERRYDVRHADDAGVQIDELDAYDDPLDARELVTLDEKGRYRPLKTAPSLAGGWVFPDLGPRDAYEAVETIYPATVANWHREREGELDVTHWRETMARQSGIYGVVKTWDRGEGHEHVDWVEEACCDDSQCLKRREWQYDDETELDVDGGDGVFPCREPCSVVVSAARKWTRLESEQPRTYEFELTPSEKEQVEEIIDAVADGRIDEIREADTKEGANRYRTRFLRAKRFDDEGNLGGVPTGPDEEDEE; encoded by the coding sequence ATGAGCGACGCCACTGCCGTCGCGGCCGACGAACCCGAAGTCCCCGACATCGACCTCCCGAGCGACGCCTTCGACGCGGTCCTCGACGCGCTCGCCGACCGCGAGCCCGGAGACTCCCTCCACTTCGAGGGGTTCAGCGTCGCGCGGGGCGCCGGGAGCGACAGGGACGACGAGAGCGACGAGGACGCCCCTGACGAGTACGTCCTCGCCAACGGCGACCGCCAGACCGGACTGTCCGAGCGCGACCTCCACGAGGCGCTCGACGACCGTGCCGCCGCGGTGACGGACTGGTACGCCTTCGAGCGCGTCGTCGGCGAGTTCGGCCCGCGCCGGGCGTTCCTGCGCTGGTTGGAGGACGCCGACGGCGCGACGGTGGCGACCCGGTACGCCGCGCTCGACGAGGGGATCGAACGCGCGTGGGGCGAGCTGAAGATTACGGCCACGGTCACCGACCGCGGCGAGCGTCGATACGACGTGCGCCACGCCGACGACGCGGGCGTCCAGATTGACGAGCTCGACGCGTACGACGACCCCCTCGACGCTCGCGAACTCGTGACGCTCGACGAGAAGGGGCGGTACCGTCCCCTCAAGACCGCGCCGTCGCTGGCCGGCGGGTGGGTGTTCCCCGACCTCGGCCCGCGCGACGCGTACGAGGCGGTCGAGACGATCTACCCCGCGACGGTCGCCAACTGGCACCGCGAGCGCGAGGGCGAACTCGACGTGACCCACTGGCGCGAGACGATGGCGCGGCAGTCCGGCATCTACGGCGTCGTGAAGACGTGGGACCGCGGCGAGGGCCACGAGCACGTCGACTGGGTCGAGGAGGCGTGCTGTGACGACTCGCAGTGTCTGAAGCGTCGGGAGTGGCAGTACGACGACGAGACGGAGCTCGACGTCGACGGCGGCGACGGTGTCTTCCCCTGCCGCGAGCCCTGCTCGGTCGTCGTCTCGGCCGCCCGCAAGTGGACTCGCCTCGAAAGCGAACAGCCCCGGACCTACGAGTTCGAGTTGACGCCGAGCGAGAAGGAGCAGGTCGAGGAGATCATCGACGCGGTCGCCGATGGCCGGATCGACGAGATCCGCGAGGCCGACACGAAGGAGGGCGCGAACCGCTACCGGACGCGCTTCCTGCGCGCCAAACGGTTCGACGACGAAGGGAACCTCGGCGGCGTGCCGACCGGGCCGGACGAGGAAGACGAGGAGTAA
- a CDS encoding DNA topoisomerase, which produces MSRGPELIITEKDNAARRIADILSGESATAERENDVNVYKWGGKRCIGLSGHVVGVDFPAEYNDWRDVEPVELIDAPITKEPTQEGIVAALRKLARNASRVVIATDYDREGELIGKEAYELVREVNEDAPIDRVRFSSITDNEVNEAFANPDELDFDLAAAGEARQVIDLTWGAALTRFLSLSARQLGEDFISVGRVQGPTLKLIVDREREIKAFDPEAYWELYGNLTKSGGDPFEARYFYLNDEGNEAERVWNGDVAEVLTEAFDAADEAVVDDVRRRTRTDDPPTPFNTTAFIRAAGSLGHSAQRAMSLAEDLYTAGYVTYPRTDNTVYPEDLDPRELIEELSVASTFGKDAKSLLEQEEIEPTEGDEETTDHPPIHPTGELPSASDLSEDEWEVYELIVRRFLATCAEPATWERLRVVALANDEATAIAERADGLAALRNPEEASGPGDLVADGGLRLKANGKRLLEAGYHDVYPYRSSDERIVPDVEVGETLALTDRRTDAKETQPPRRYGQSRLIEEMEKRGVGTKATRHRTLEKLYDRNYIESDPPRPTRLAEAVVEAAEEFAEHVVSEEMTAQLERDMQAIAAGEKGYDEVTEASRELLNRVFDDLTESREAVGDHLQKSLKADKTLGPCPECGSDLLVRKSRQGSYFVGCDGYPDCEYTLPLPSSGKPLLLDETCEEHELRHVKMLAGRKTFVHGCPQCKADEADEQEDEVIGACPECGEEHGGELAIKRLRSGSRLVGCTRYPDCDYSLPLPRRGEIEVTDEICEEHGLPHLRVHSGDEPWELGCPICNYREFTARQEGSELQTVEGIGEKTAEKLKDAGVDGVDDLKSIDPDELAADVDGVGADTVRDWQAKAD; this is translated from the coding sequence ATGAGTCGCGGCCCCGAACTGATAATCACGGAGAAAGACAACGCGGCGCGTCGCATCGCCGACATCCTGAGCGGCGAGTCCGCAACGGCGGAGCGGGAAAACGACGTGAACGTGTACAAGTGGGGCGGCAAGCGCTGTATCGGCCTCTCGGGTCACGTCGTCGGCGTCGACTTCCCCGCCGAGTACAACGATTGGCGCGACGTGGAACCCGTCGAACTGATCGACGCACCGATCACCAAAGAGCCCACCCAAGAGGGAATCGTCGCGGCCCTCCGGAAACTGGCGCGCAACGCCTCCCGAGTCGTCATCGCGACCGACTACGACCGCGAGGGCGAGCTGATCGGCAAGGAGGCGTACGAGCTGGTGCGCGAGGTGAACGAGGACGCTCCCATCGACCGCGTCCGGTTCTCCTCGATCACCGACAACGAGGTAAACGAGGCGTTCGCGAACCCCGACGAGCTCGACTTCGATCTGGCCGCCGCCGGGGAGGCCCGGCAGGTGATCGACCTGACGTGGGGCGCGGCGCTCACCCGCTTCCTCTCGCTGTCCGCCCGCCAGCTCGGCGAGGACTTCATCTCCGTGGGCCGGGTGCAGGGACCGACGCTCAAGCTGATCGTCGACCGCGAGCGAGAGATCAAAGCGTTCGATCCCGAAGCGTACTGGGAGCTGTACGGGAACCTGACCAAGTCCGGCGGCGACCCCTTCGAGGCGCGCTACTTCTACCTGAACGACGAGGGCAACGAGGCCGAGCGCGTCTGGAACGGCGACGTCGCGGAGGTCCTCACGGAGGCGTTCGACGCGGCCGACGAGGCGGTCGTCGACGACGTGCGCCGGCGGACCCGCACCGACGACCCGCCGACCCCGTTCAACACCACGGCGTTCATCCGCGCCGCAGGCTCGCTCGGACACTCCGCGCAACGCGCGATGTCGCTCGCTGAGGACTTGTACACGGCTGGCTACGTCACCTACCCCCGGACTGATAACACGGTGTACCCAGAGGATCTCGACCCCCGCGAGCTGATCGAGGAGCTGTCGGTCGCCTCGACGTTCGGGAAAGACGCGAAGAGCCTCCTCGAACAGGAGGAGATCGAGCCCACCGAGGGCGACGAGGAGACGACCGATCACCCGCCGATCCACCCGACCGGGGAGCTTCCCTCCGCTTCCGACCTCTCGGAGGACGAGTGGGAGGTGTACGAGCTGATCGTCCGCCGCTTCCTCGCGACCTGCGCCGAGCCCGCGACGTGGGAGCGGCTCCGCGTCGTCGCGCTCGCGAACGACGAGGCGACCGCGATCGCCGAGCGCGCGGACGGGCTCGCCGCTCTCCGCAATCCCGAGGAGGCGAGCGGCCCCGGCGACCTCGTCGCCGACGGCGGGCTCCGGCTGAAGGCGAACGGGAAGCGCCTGTTGGAGGCCGGCTACCACGACGTGTACCCGTACCGCTCCAGCGACGAGCGGATCGTCCCCGACGTCGAGGTCGGCGAGACGCTCGCGCTCACCGACCGGCGGACGGACGCGAAGGAGACTCAGCCGCCCCGTCGATACGGGCAGTCCCGGCTCATCGAGGAGATGGAGAAGCGCGGCGTCGGCACGAAGGCGACCCGACACCGTACCCTCGAAAAGCTGTACGACCGCAACTACATCGAGAGCGACCCGCCGCGGCCGACCCGGCTCGCGGAGGCGGTCGTCGAGGCCGCAGAAGAGTTCGCGGAACACGTCGTGAGCGAGGAGATGACCGCCCAGCTCGAACGCGACATGCAGGCGATCGCGGCCGGCGAGAAGGGGTACGACGAGGTGACCGAGGCATCCCGCGAGCTGCTCAACCGCGTGTTCGACGACCTCACCGAGTCGCGCGAGGCGGTCGGCGACCACCTCCAGAAGTCGCTGAAGGCGGATAAGACGCTCGGCCCCTGCCCGGAATGCGGCTCCGACCTCCTCGTCCGAAAGTCTCGACAGGGGTCGTACTTCGTCGGCTGCGACGGCTACCCGGACTGTGAGTACACCCTTCCGCTCCCCTCCAGCGGGAAGCCGCTGCTCTTAGACGAGACCTGCGAGGAGCACGAACTCCGGCACGTGAAGATGCTCGCAGGCCGGAAGACGTTCGTCCACGGCTGCCCGCAGTGCAAGGCCGACGAGGCCGACGAGCAGGAAGACGAGGTTATCGGGGCGTGTCCGGAGTGTGGCGAGGAGCACGGCGGAGAGTTAGCTATCAAGCGGCTCCGCTCTGGCTCCCGACTCGTCGGCTGCACGCGCTACCCCGACTGCGACTACTCGCTGCCGCTCCCCCGGCGCGGTGAGATCGAGGTCACCGACGAAATCTGCGAGGAGCACGGCCTTCCGCACCTCCGGGTCCACTCCGGCGACGAGCCGTGGGAGCTCGGCTGTCCCATCTGCAACTACCGGGAGTTCACCGCCCGGCAGGAGGGCTCGGAGCTCCAGACCGTCGAAGGGATCGGCGAGAAGACCGCCGAGAAGCTGAAAGACGCCGGCGTCGACGGCGTCGACGACCTCAAGTCGATCGATCCGGACGAGTTGGCGGCCGACGTCGACGGCGTGGGCGCGGACACGGTCCGCGACTGGCAGGCGAAGGCGGACTAA